TACGCCGGCCAAGCTGACGGTTGGATCTTTTGGAGCCACAAGATTGAGCAAGGTTCGCCCTATATTCCGTATTGGTGAGCTCTGGTCGTCCCTTTTTAAATTATGATGGGTTCCTCATTTTATGCACGGGTTCCAGGTCATACTTCTCGGCTCTCAAGGCGGGGTACTTTAAGAAGGATCCGAGTCGACTTGCTAATCCCAATGTATGCAAGTCGTGGATTGCGAACAGGACTTCGACTACGGTTTAGGGATGTTGTCGTCTTGCCCATTGTTCCGTCATGAGAGGCCGTTGTAATCGTCTCATTCATTTTTGAATATGTCATAAGCAGGGACCTGCGCTGAACATTAACTTGACATCATGTGTTGTGTGACAAGACGGAGAGAATCAGGGAGGAAAGCCTAGACAATTATCATCTATGCTTTTTTGGGAGCGCACGTGACCTAAATGATGACTTGAGGATTTGATATTTGGCTTCTAACCACAACTTTTTCTCCTTGATCGACGGACTCGAGTGTAACTTGTATTTATTCTTGCAGTTTCCCCGGCTATTTGGCCCTTGTATCAGTAAACTCTGTCTCATCTCAGATCTACTTTGAACGCGCTTGGGCGCTTTCGCCTCATGACTGCCACCGAATCCAGCGTTTCCCCACCGACTGGCAAATTGGGAGGATACGAGTTTTACAAAAAGGTGCTCAAAAGCCCGAAATATGTAGTTGCTCCGATGGTTGACCAGAGTGAACTGGTATGTTACTCTTCACCCATAAGCGAACCTCGGCTGATAGTTGGCGAAAGGCATGGAGGATATTGTCCAGGAGATACGATTCGCAAGTGAGATCCTCCCCGGTAGTCCTTTGGAGAGAGGAACTAACAGCGTCGGGTTATAGCTAGCTTATACACCCATGATAAACTCCAAGATGTTTGCTGGGAACCATCGACGAGGATACCAAGAGCTCAATTTTAATATCGCCAATGGTGAAGAGGGCGGAGAGCGGGACCGACCTCTTATCGTACAGGTACGCACCCTTGCATACACCACTCGCCTTTGCACGTCATAATCTCAGCGCCTCCGTTTTTTTTCGTCAGTAGTTTTGTGGAAATGATCCTGAAAAGTTGCTCGATTCGGCATTGGTCGTTCAGGACCACTGCGATGCGGTCGATATCAACTTTGGATGCCCACAAGACATTGCGAAAAAGGGCCACTATGGATCGTTCCTCCAGGACGACTGGGACTTGGTTTACAAACTCAGTAAGCTTATCGCTGTGGATTACGACCCCAATCCTCGCTCACGCAATAGACGACAGTCAACATTCTCCATACGAACCTCAAGGTTCCTGTAACCGCCAAGTTCAGGATATTCCCAGACGTCAACAAAACCGTCGAGTATGCCAAGATGATGGAGAGGGCTGGAGCGCAAATTGTCACCTGTCATGGCAGGACTCGAGAGCAGAGGGGGGTTAATACCGTGAGTATTGATAAGACTATGCTTCCTTTCTCGTTTCGTTGATATACGACTACCCAGGGTTTGGCTGATTGGACACAAATCGCCGCCGTTAAGAAAGCGCTCAAAATTCCCGTGTTTGCGAATGGAAATATACTCTATCCCGAGGACGTGAAAGCATGCTTGGAAGCTACTGGGGCCGACGGAGTCATGTCTGCAGAGGCGAACCTCTATAACCCCGCTTTATTCGCTGGGCTTCCTCCCGACTCATCTCTCGTAACCGGACCGCGAGACCATACCGATCTGGCAATTGAATATCTCGAGATTGTCAAAGAGCTCAAGACGGATACCGCACCCAGCGCTGTCAAGGGACATCTTTTCAAGCTTATGAGGCCTGCGCTTGGGCGGGAGACCGATTTGAGGGACCGTATTGGGAGAGTCAACCCGAAAGGACCCTCGAAATCGAAAGATTACAAAAAGTCACGAGCATGGGTCGATGAATACCTCGAAATCGTCAAAGAGCTGAAAACCAGGATGGAGGTGAGTATGAAGTATTCATTAGCATTCGGGCTGGTCCTGACGTTTTTTTTCGAAGAGGGACAAGGCGGCAGCGGCGGATTCAGGGGACCTGACCAAGGAAGGCTTGCCCCTTCCTCATTGGTCTGCCCAGCCTTATGTTAGACCGCCTCCTGTACCTGCGTCCAACGGTAAACAAGAAAAGGGAAAGTCGAAGAAGGGTAGTCTTGCGGCAAATCTTCCGCCTCCTGACGTAGGCTGCCCTGCGGAGGACGCGGAGAAGCTGGAAAAAGCAGAAGCCGAGGTGGCCGTCAAGAGTGCACTCGAATCAGGTTTGAAAAAATTAATATTCATGCGTCGGCTCGTCCCCCTAACGCTCAACTCGATACAGGTGTTAAACG
The Rhizoctonia solani chromosome 8, complete sequence DNA segment above includes these coding regions:
- a CDS encoding tRNA-dihydrouridine synthase 1, which gives rise to MTATESSVSPPTGKLGGYEFYKKVLKSPKYVVAPMVDQSELAWRILSRRYDSQLAYTPMINSKMFAGNHRRGYQELNFNIANGEEGGERDRPLIVQFCGNDPEKLLDSALVVQDHCDAVDINFGCPQDIAKKGHYGSFLQDDWDLVYKLINILHTNLKVPVTAKFRIFPDVNKTVEYAKMMERAGAQIVTCHGRTREQRGVNTGLADWTQIAAVKKALKIPVFANGNILYPEDVKACLEATGADGVMSAEANLYNPALFAGLPPDSSLVTGPRDHTDLAIEYLEIVKELKTDTAPSAVKGHLFKLMRPALGRETDLRDRIGRVNPKGPSKSKDYKKSRAWVDEYLEIVKELKTRMERDKAAAADSGDLTKEGLPLPHWSAQPYVRPPPVPASNGKQEKGKSKKGSLAANLPPPDVGCPAEDAEKLEKAEAEVAVKSALESGVKRAATPTEVAALEAKRPRLEDEPLKVAEEDALALSQ